The following nucleotide sequence is from Thermomicrobiales bacterium.
TCCCCGACAACCCGGTCATGGTGTTGGGTGTGACCAACGGCGGCGTCGGCTATCTCCCGCCCAGCGATCGCTACGCTGAGCAGACGCTCTACCAGGTTTGGCAATCACCCTACGCGGCGGGATGCCTGGAGGCCGTCACGGCCGCCGCCGAAACGCAGATTCGCGCGATGCTTTAGGCAACGCCCAGCCATCCCACGCGGTAGCCCGCGTAGCAGGCGCCGCCATCGAACGGGCGGCGAGTGGAGGCCTCGGCAGCATAGACAACGGGTCCAGCAGGTGAGTGCTGGACCCGTTGTACCAGCGTGCATGAGGCGGTCATGAATTACTGGTACGTACCAGTATATCCGCCCATGACCCTCAATGCAATACCTGTGTATACAATTCGATCAGTGCCGAGATTCCCATGCCCGTGGGCGAAGCATCGACCGATGTTCGTCCGCTCGTCACGCCCCAGTACGATCTCGAAGTGCATGTACAAGACAGCGGATTTCGTTGCGATGGAGGCCTCATGACCAACACGTTTACCCGGCAAACCGCAACCCGCCGCACGTTGCTGAGCGGTGCAGTTTCTGGGGCTGCCGTGGCTGCGCTCGGTCACCTCGACGCTCACGAATCCATCGCGCAGGATGCCTCTCCGGTTGTCTCGCCAATTGCCCTGACCGACGCAGTCGAAACCTCCAGCGGCCCGGTCGTCGGCGTGGTCGCAGACGGTGTCGCTTCCTTCAAGGGCATTCCATATACCGTTCCGCTCACCGGCGAGCTCCGCTGGACCCCACCCCAGGCAATGACGCCCTGGACCGATCCGCTGCAGGCACTTGATTTCTGTCACGACTGCATGCAGGTGGTCGGTGCGGAGCGGCTCGCCACCGAGCCATCGGAAGACTGCCTCTGCCTGAACGTCTGGCGTCCATACGGCGATGTGATGATCGATGCGCTGCTGCCGGGGCTGGTCTGGATTCACGGCGGCGGCTACGTCGGCGGGGGATCGTCGATTCCCTGGTTCGACGGCAGCCAATTCGCCCGCCATGGCATGGTCGTCATCACGTTCAACTACCGATTGGGACGATTCGGATTCTTCGCGCCATCCGCATTACTGGACAACACCGAAACTCCCTACGCCAACTACGGCTACCTCGACCAAATCGCGGTACTGCGCTGGGTACAGGAGAACATATCCGACTTTGGTGGCGACCCGTCCCGCGTCACGCTCATGGGCGAATCGGCCGGCGGTGCGTCGGTCGTCCATCTCATGACGTCGCCGTATCTCGAGGATGGTCTCTTTCAACAAGCAGTCATCTTGTCGGGTGGGGGGCGCCTGGCGCTCCTCGACCGCTCGATGGACCGCGAATCGCTGACAAGCCTATCTGCCCCCACGGTCGACAATCTCTTCGCCGCCTCGGTTGGCGTTACCGGCTCCGGCCAGGCGGC
It contains:
- a CDS encoding carboxylesterase family protein, which codes for MTNTFTRQTATRRTLLSGAVSGAAVAALGHLDAHESIAQDASPVVSPIALTDAVETSSGPVVGVVADGVASFKGIPYTVPLTGELRWTPPQAMTPWTDPLQALDFCHDCMQVVGAERLATEPSEDCLCLNVWRPYGDVMIDALLPGLVWIHGGGYVGGGSSIPWFDGSQFARHGMVVITFNYRLGRFGFFAPSALLDNTETPYANYGYLDQIAVLRWVQENISDFGGDPSRVTLMGESAGGASVVHLMTSPYLEDGLFQQAVILSGGGRLALLDRSMDRESLTSLSAPTVDNLFAASVGVTGSGQAALDELRSMSAEKLVDDLDLEKLGRRKLVGGSLVGVPTTDGEIVSGQPGDHFLDGTAKSMPVIIGTTAIDVPTHFPPSKVRPLSWFGPDEAAAREAYGFGDDRFLGPSDLVALNLAIGADMTMHEPAHFIASTMQQAGYDSWVYRFTYTAESTRPKSTAQIHAGELPFLFDNLEAHYGDVVTDNDQATATAFNTYVANFVKSGDPNGAGLPEWPPVTPSEFEVMNFTLDDGPVFGPDPRTSVALVAAARERH